A genomic window from Heptranchias perlo isolate sHepPer1 chromosome 20, sHepPer1.hap1, whole genome shotgun sequence includes:
- the LOC137335961 gene encoding zona pellucida sperm-binding protein 4-like — protein sequence MEGSGILGLLFVVICSAQPPSLLFPADKCWLSPKNRKDCGFPGIEASECVQRGCCFDAGNRDAPPCFYSLDSLPVCTKDGQVLIAISKDLTLPPVNLTTVHLKDGEGAECSPIVASADIVLFQFGVTECGATQRLDGMNILYETDVLGEFEIFDGALGSVTRDSPFRLHVQCSYMGSQESDLQVKPRVYTLSPPLPATEAGILLLELRIARGNELSK from the exons ATGGAGGGTTCGGGGATTCTTGGTTTGTTATTTGTTGTAATCTGTTCAGCTCAGCCGCCCTCTCTTCTTTTCCCCGCCGATAAATGTTGGCTGTCTCCCAAAAACCGCAAAGACTGCGGATTTCCGGGAATTGAAGCCAGTGAGTGTGTGCAGAGAGGCTGCTGCTTTGATGCGGGGAACCGGGATGCACCGCCGTGTTTCTATTCACTGGACAGTCTTCCAG TCTGCACCAAGGATGGGCAGGTCCTCATCGCTATCTCCAAGGATTTGACGCTGCCTCCTGTAAACCTGACAACGGTCCATCTGAAggatggagaaggagcggagtgCAGTCCGATCGTGGCCTCTGCAGACATTGTGCTCTTTCAGTTCGGAGTCACTGAATGTGGCGCTACTCAGCGG CTGGACGGCATGAACATCCTGTATGAAACGGATGTGTTGGGTGAGTTTGAGATCTTTGATGGCGCTTTGGGATCGGTGACCCGGGACAGCCCTTTCAG GCTCCATGTCCAGTGCAGTTACATGGGAAGCCAGGAGTCTGATCTGCAGGTGAAGCCCAGAGTTTAcaccctttctccaccactgcctGCCACTGAGGCCGGGATCCTGCTTCTGGAGCTGAGAATAGCGAGAGGTAACGA GCTCTCCAAATAG